In Candidatus Rokuibacteriota bacterium, a genomic segment contains:
- a CDS encoding DUF3473 domain-containing protein, translated as MNNVLTFDVEEYFHAEAFAGVVRPEDWPTFGSRVVDPTERLLDMLDYADVRATFFVLGWVAERQPGLVQEIHARGHELACHGYSHQMISRLTPQEFAEDVKRAKKVIEDIAGTRVIGYRAPTFSVTRQTLWSLEVLMEAGFRYDSSIFPIVHDRYGIPDAPRFAHRIPIFANRIPIVGNGCAIAELPLSTLSVFGRRLPVAGGGYFRLLPYGLTRLAIRHLNKVERQPAVVYLHPWELDRHQPRLSVGRLTRLRHSINIDETEDKLCRLLADFRFAPAAQVLAETGVLVSGEAS; from the coding sequence ATGAATAACGTATTGACGTTTGACGTCGAGGAGTACTTCCACGCGGAGGCCTTCGCGGGCGTGGTTCGACCGGAGGACTGGCCGACGTTCGGCAGCCGCGTGGTCGACCCTACCGAACGCCTCCTCGACATGCTCGACTACGCCGACGTCCGGGCGACGTTCTTCGTCCTGGGCTGGGTGGCGGAGCGCCAGCCGGGCCTGGTCCAGGAGATCCATGCCCGCGGGCACGAGCTGGCTTGCCACGGGTACAGCCACCAGATGATCTCGCGACTGACCCCGCAGGAATTCGCCGAGGATGTGAAGCGAGCGAAGAAGGTGATCGAGGACATTGCGGGAACCCGCGTGATCGGGTACCGGGCGCCGACGTTCTCCGTCACGCGCCAGACCTTGTGGAGCCTCGAGGTGCTGATGGAGGCCGGCTTCCGGTACGACTCGAGCATCTTCCCCATCGTCCACGACCGGTACGGCATCCCGGACGCCCCACGCTTCGCCCACCGGATCCCCATCTTCGCCAACCGGATCCCCATCGTCGGCAATGGCTGTGCCATCGCCGAGCTGCCCCTCTCGACGCTCTCCGTCTTCGGGCGGCGACTGCCGGTGGCGGGCGGCGGCTACTTCCGCCTTCTCCCCTACGGGCTCACGCGTCTCGCTATTCGACACCTCAACAAGGTCGAGCGCCAGCCGGCCGTGGTCTACCTCCACCCGTGGGAGCTCGATCGACACCAGCCCCGGCTGTCCGTCGGGCGGCTGACCCGGCTCCGCCACTCCATCAACATCGACGAGACCGAGGACAAGCTGTGCCGGCTCCTCGCAGACTTCCGTTTCGCCCCCGCCGCGCAGGTCCTCGCCGAGACCGGCGTCCTCGTTAGCGGAGAGGCGTCGTGA
- a CDS encoding P-loop NTPase: MDILTNLKQVGLSLFSRRKRWVILAAALGLVLFLPAAYTLSKEPPRFRTSAVVYLENKAERVPIFQEFSPNRPLPVQMAILQSRALAEAVIEALPRASVEDLMENPYSRDYWLELQNSWRRLQGQEPLVESPQRRALMEMQAARVRFSTHRGGGIVEIIAEASKPRVALDIANTYMDVLVTRTRSFNIDDAKSTREYLTQQTGQVAEALNASETTLSQFTLSKGGIRVPDRFSETAGRLSQLESSIAEVQTNKNMSQTRLAGLRAKLEAMPGAPPKATPAAAAPSSVNTGRLRAKLSSLEAQLVEAKGNYPDDHPRLRSLRQQIADVQRDLGDAVKESTSADLTGSSVPAQDRAAFAEMVGALETSVVSLTAQESALREQASAHRKNLAGLSKDELEYRRLASEAETNRKLATLLQDKLGAARLREQGEMNAVKVIDPPGTPSPAPNERRLKFLGIALALSFVVGVAGPGVVEYFNRPIQTEHDARQITGLPVLSAVPLVQSRRVLFSQRAAKPGDVVGEDYILFLDAIRRLRVEIQLLAEEMPLHRILVASALPGEGKSTVVYNLGLALGEVGKRVIIADADFHRPTLHRTAKTNNERGFTDLLAGTGDLSHSLTEISDGVRLAPRGSGLTVPARAGLGTRRLVEVLAGMSAEADYVLIDSSPALLIPENLYVAAAADGIILVADSGSTRPRDLLRAKEVLEHSGTPVIGVVVNRMPLKSVNYYYRRYSAYYHN; the protein is encoded by the coding sequence ATGGACATTCTGACGAACCTCAAGCAGGTCGGTCTCTCGCTGTTCAGCCGGCGCAAGCGCTGGGTCATCCTGGCCGCGGCGCTTGGCCTGGTCCTGTTCCTGCCGGCCGCCTACACGCTGTCCAAGGAACCGCCTCGCTTCCGGACCAGCGCGGTGGTCTACCTCGAGAACAAGGCGGAGCGGGTGCCGATCTTCCAGGAGTTCTCCCCCAACCGGCCCCTGCCCGTGCAAATGGCCATCCTCCAAAGCCGGGCGCTCGCCGAGGCCGTCATCGAGGCGCTGCCGCGGGCCTCGGTCGAGGACCTGATGGAGAATCCCTACAGCCGGGACTACTGGCTGGAGCTCCAGAACTCGTGGCGCCGGCTCCAGGGCCAGGAGCCTCTGGTCGAGAGTCCCCAGCGGCGCGCCCTCATGGAGATGCAGGCTGCGCGCGTCCGCTTCTCCACCCATCGGGGCGGCGGCATCGTCGAGATCATTGCGGAGGCCTCCAAGCCCCGGGTGGCTCTCGACATCGCCAATACCTACATGGACGTCCTCGTGACCCGGACGCGCTCCTTCAACATCGATGACGCCAAGAGCACCCGCGAGTACCTGACCCAGCAGACCGGCCAGGTGGCCGAAGCGCTCAACGCCAGCGAAACCACCCTGAGCCAATTCACGCTCTCCAAGGGCGGCATAAGGGTCCCGGACCGCTTCTCCGAGACGGCCGGCCGCCTGTCCCAGCTCGAGAGCAGCATCGCCGAGGTCCAGACCAACAAGAACATGAGCCAGACCCGCCTGGCTGGGCTGCGCGCCAAGTTGGAAGCCATGCCGGGCGCGCCGCCCAAGGCCACCCCGGCGGCGGCGGCGCCCTCGTCGGTCAACACCGGCAGGCTCCGGGCCAAGCTGTCGAGCCTGGAGGCCCAGCTGGTCGAGGCCAAGGGCAATTATCCGGACGACCATCCGCGACTCCGCTCGCTTCGCCAGCAGATTGCCGACGTTCAGCGCGACCTGGGGGACGCGGTGAAGGAGTCGACCTCCGCCGACCTCACCGGCAGCAGCGTCCCCGCTCAGGATCGGGCGGCATTCGCGGAGATGGTGGGGGCGCTGGAGACCTCGGTCGTCTCGCTCACTGCTCAGGAGAGCGCGCTGCGCGAGCAGGCGTCGGCCCACCGCAAGAATCTCGCCGGTCTTTCCAAAGACGAGCTCGAGTACCGCCGGCTTGCCTCGGAAGCAGAGACGAACCGCAAGCTGGCGACATTGCTCCAGGACAAGCTGGGCGCCGCTCGCCTCCGCGAGCAGGGTGAAATGAACGCCGTGAAGGTGATCGATCCACCCGGGACGCCAAGTCCAGCCCCCAACGAGAGGCGCTTGAAGTTCCTTGGCATTGCCCTGGCTCTTTCTTTCGTCGTCGGCGTGGCGGGACCTGGAGTCGTCGAGTACTTCAACCGACCCATCCAGACTGAGCACGACGCTCGCCAGATCACCGGGCTGCCCGTGCTGTCCGCCGTGCCCTTGGTGCAGTCGCGCCGGGTGCTGTTCAGCCAGCGGGCCGCAAAGCCCGGTGACGTCGTTGGGGAAGACTACATCCTGTTCCTGGACGCGATCCGGCGCCTGCGCGTCGAGATCCAGCTTCTTGCCGAAGAGATGCCGCTCCACCGAATCCTCGTGGCCAGCGCCCTGCCGGGCGAGGGGAAGTCCACTGTCGTGTACAACCTCGGCTTGGCTCTCGGCGAGGTCGGCAAGCGCGTGATCATCGCCGACGCCGACTTCCATCGGCCCACCCTCCACCGCACCGCCAAGACCAACAACGAGCGTGGCTTCACCGATCTGCTGGCCGGCACGGGAGACCTAAGCCATTCGCTGACCGAGATCAGCGACGGCGTACGGCTGGCCCCGCGCGGCTCCGGGCTGACCGTGCCAGCCCGCGCCGGGCTTGGCACGCGTCGCCTCGTGGAGGTCCTGGCGGGCATGTCGGCCGAGGCCGACTACGTGCTGATAGATTCCTCCCCGGCCCTGCTCATTCCGGAGAACCTCTACGTGGCCGCCGCCGCCGACGGGATCATCCTGGTGGCGGATTCGGGCTCGACGCGGCCCCGCGACCTACTCCGGGCCAAAGAGGTGCTGGAGCACTCCGGCACGCCGGTGATCGGTGTGGTCGTCAACCGCATGCCGCTCAAGTCCGTGAACTACTACTACCGACGCTACTCCGCGTACTACCACAACTAG
- the wecB gene encoding UDP-N-acetylglucosamine 2-epimerase (non-hydrolyzing): MKLAAVVGARPNFVKVAPILAALRQRSGISTTLIHTGQHYDAEMSGGFFADLELPEPDVNLGVRAASAVAQIAEIMARLEPILVAERPDTLIVVGDVNSTLAGALTAVKLGLRVAHVEAGLRSFDRSMPEELNRVLTDQISDLLFTTEPAANENLAREGIPADRVHFAGNVMIDTLFRCRERAQRSAILATLGLSAGQYAVLTLHRPSNVDDNRALGRMLAAIERIQADLPVVFPVHPRTRQRLEALNGQMPDMPGLRLVSPLAYLDFVQLMANARCVLTDSGGIQEETTALGIPCLTLRTNTERPVTIQRGTNRLVGVEPEAIYAGWQDVGRGHWPAGELPELWDGKAAGRIVSVLLGER, translated from the coding sequence GTGAAGCTCGCGGCCGTCGTGGGGGCGCGCCCGAACTTCGTCAAGGTTGCTCCAATCCTGGCCGCGCTGCGCCAGCGCAGCGGCATCTCCACCACGCTGATCCACACGGGCCAGCACTACGACGCGGAGATGTCGGGGGGCTTCTTCGCCGACCTGGAGCTGCCCGAGCCCGACGTGAATCTGGGGGTACGGGCAGCCAGCGCCGTGGCGCAGATCGCCGAGATCATGGCCCGGCTCGAGCCGATACTGGTCGCCGAACGGCCCGACACGCTGATCGTAGTTGGAGATGTCAACTCCACGCTCGCCGGCGCGCTGACCGCGGTGAAGCTGGGACTCCGCGTCGCCCACGTGGAGGCCGGTCTCCGGAGCTTCGACCGGAGCATGCCCGAGGAGCTCAACCGGGTGCTCACCGACCAGATCTCCGATCTCCTGTTCACGACCGAGCCGGCGGCCAACGAGAACCTCGCTCGCGAGGGCATTCCCGCCGATCGCGTCCACTTCGCAGGCAACGTGATGATCGACACGCTGTTCCGTTGTCGCGAGCGCGCCCAACGGTCCGCCATCCTGGCCACGCTCGGGCTCTCAGCGGGCCAGTACGCGGTGCTTACGCTGCACCGGCCGAGTAACGTGGACGACAACCGGGCCCTGGGGCGCATGCTTGCCGCCATTGAGCGGATCCAGGCGGACCTGCCCGTGGTCTTCCCGGTCCACCCACGCACCCGCCAGCGCCTCGAGGCCCTCAACGGGCAGATGCCGGACATGCCCGGCCTCCGCCTGGTATCGCCCCTGGCCTATCTCGACTTCGTCCAGCTGATGGCCAACGCGCGCTGCGTACTCACCGACTCGGGAGGCATCCAGGAGGAGACGACGGCCCTGGGTATCCCGTGCCTCACCCTCCGGACCAATACTGAGCGGCCTGTCACCATCCAACGGGGCACCAACAGGCTGGTGGGAGTAGAACCCGAGGCAATCTACGCCGGCTGGCAGGACGTGGGCCGGGGCCACTGGCCCGCCGGCGAGCTGCCGGAGCTCTGGGATGGCAAGGCGGCGGGACGGATCGTCTCCGTCCTGCTGGGTGAGCGGTAG
- a CDS encoding NAD-dependent epimerase/dehydratase family protein gives MSTVLVTGGAGFLGSHLVDRLLADGASVRVLDNLSTGSLDNLRAAARWRSDEAAAAPSAGTRLEVILGDIRDRELVRRAMRRVAGVFHLAALPPSGASFSDPAEFHTVNVQGTLNVLEAALAEGAGRVVFASCASVYGSPSPGLVMEDGPVQPASLFAASKLAGEMYCRVFYTKHGLETVALRYFTVYGPRQTRVDDSLTVSAFIDALRRRRPVMDADAAAALDFTYVDDAVDATVAAATAAAAAGQTINVGSGQTASVQEVLSILSRLLGLQPVAGAWPEPASLPRTQQPQASRAAELLGYVPRVSLVSGLSRVVQSLTEYQQSNDPALAEIGADE, from the coding sequence ATGTCCACCGTTCTCGTCACAGGCGGCGCCGGCTTCCTCGGCTCCCACCTCGTCGATCGGCTCCTGGCCGATGGAGCAAGCGTGAGGGTCCTCGACAACCTGTCCACGGGCTCGCTCGATAATCTTCGGGCGGCCGCCCGCTGGCGGTCCGATGAGGCCGCGGCCGCGCCCTCTGCCGGGACTCGGCTCGAGGTCATTCTCGGCGACATCCGTGACCGCGAGCTGGTGCGCCGGGCCATGCGCCGGGTCGCAGGTGTCTTCCATCTGGCCGCGCTGCCACCGAGCGGCGCCTCTTTTTCAGATCCGGCCGAGTTCCACACGGTCAACGTCCAGGGCACCCTCAATGTCCTTGAGGCGGCCCTGGCGGAGGGGGCGGGTCGCGTGGTGTTCGCCTCCTGCGCCTCCGTCTATGGCTCTCCGTCCCCCGGCCTGGTGATGGAGGACGGGCCGGTCCAGCCCGCCTCGCTCTTCGCGGCGTCCAAGCTGGCCGGCGAGATGTACTGCCGCGTGTTCTACACCAAGCACGGGCTCGAGACGGTCGCCCTCCGCTACTTCACGGTCTACGGCCCGAGGCAGACCAGGGTGGACGACAGCCTGACCGTCTCGGCATTCATCGACGCGCTGCGCCGGCGCCGACCTGTCATGGATGCCGATGCCGCGGCGGCTCTCGACTTCACCTACGTGGACGATGCCGTGGATGCCACGGTGGCCGCCGCGACGGCAGCAGCGGCGGCCGGCCAGACGATCAACGTCGGCTCAGGGCAGACCGCGTCGGTCCAGGAGGTCCTGTCCATCCTGAGTCGGCTCCTGGGCCTGCAGCCAGTTGCCGGTGCCTGGCCCGAGCCCGCCTCCCTCCCGAGAACGCAGCAGCCTCAGGCCAGCCGCGCCGCCGAGCTCTTGGGCTACGTGCCACGGGTCTCTCTCGTCTCCGGACTCTCGCGCGTTGTCCAGTCCCTGACTGAATATCAGCAGTCCAACGATCCGGCCCTGGCTGAGATCGGTGCAGATGAATAA
- a CDS encoding sigma-54 dependent transcriptional regulator: MRLLVLDEPLEVVPRLQGLLAGSEWETRFVGSLDEFHLALKSWGQPDMVIVNLTLPLTAWQLAQHLKRLGGSQTGLILVDEPAAPGLEHLKSLTGIECLARPATPASLDGALRAALKQRCAPRRPGGSAGPRREAAYCGIIGHSKELRHVIAKIKKVAPGDANVCIMGESGTGKELVARAVHQNGPRRNRPLVTLDCTAVPEGLMESQLFGHVRGSFTGAVENRDGVFSLAHTGTLFIDEISELPLSLQAKLLRVIQTREFVKVGGTKPVRIDIRLVTASNKDLRTAVEEGTFREDLYYRIAVVMLEVPPLRNRREDIPALAEHFLQKFSAAHRKPMPKLTAQAVELLTSYDWPGNVRQLENCIEQAVVLCDGDAVDVDALPLAETTPKRSGPPGVREPVGFTLREVEQEYILRTLKAVGGNRTRATRLLGISLRCLQYRLKAYGQAGTEPQARISEAPETQYPLRSVTS; encoded by the coding sequence ATGAGGCTCCTGGTTCTCGACGAGCCGCTGGAGGTGGTACCCCGGCTACAGGGCCTGCTCGCCGGGAGCGAATGGGAGACCCGCTTCGTCGGCTCCCTCGACGAGTTCCACCTTGCGCTCAAGAGCTGGGGTCAACCGGACATGGTCATCGTGAACCTCACGCTCCCGCTCACGGCATGGCAGCTGGCCCAGCACCTGAAGCGGTTGGGCGGCTCGCAGACGGGGCTGATCCTGGTCGACGAGCCGGCAGCGCCCGGGCTCGAGCATCTCAAGTCTCTGACGGGCATCGAGTGTCTGGCTCGGCCCGCCACCCCTGCGAGCCTGGATGGCGCATTAAGAGCTGCGCTCAAGCAGCGCTGCGCGCCGAGGCGGCCAGGCGGGTCGGCGGGCCCCAGGAGGGAGGCGGCCTACTGCGGGATCATCGGACACTCCAAGGAGCTCCGGCATGTGATCGCCAAGATCAAGAAGGTCGCCCCGGGCGACGCCAACGTCTGCATCATGGGGGAGAGCGGCACCGGCAAGGAGCTCGTCGCCCGCGCCGTCCACCAGAACGGCCCGCGCCGCAACCGTCCGCTGGTCACCCTGGACTGCACCGCGGTCCCCGAGGGGCTCATGGAAAGCCAGCTCTTCGGCCACGTGCGGGGCTCCTTCACCGGAGCGGTCGAGAACCGCGACGGAGTCTTCTCCCTGGCCCACACCGGCACGCTTTTCATCGACGAGATCAGCGAGCTGCCGCTCTCGCTTCAGGCTAAGCTCCTGCGCGTGATCCAGACGCGGGAGTTCGTCAAGGTGGGCGGGACCAAGCCCGTGCGCATCGACATCCGGCTGGTCACCGCAAGCAACAAGGACCTGCGCACCGCCGTCGAGGAGGGCACCTTCCGGGAGGATCTTTACTACCGGATCGCGGTAGTCATGCTCGAGGTCCCGCCGCTGCGGAACCGGCGGGAGGATATCCCCGCGCTGGCCGAGCACTTCCTGCAAAAGTTCAGCGCGGCGCACCGCAAGCCGATGCCCAAACTGACCGCACAGGCCGTCGAGCTGTTGACCTCCTACGACTGGCCCGGCAACGTGCGCCAACTGGAGAACTGCATCGAGCAGGCGGTGGTCCTGTGCGACGGCGACGCCGTGGACGTGGATGCGCTGCCGCTTGCGGAGACGACGCCCAAGCGGAGCGGCCCGCCGGGCGTGCGGGAGCCCGTGGGGTTCACGCTGCGCGAAGTGGAGCAGGAGTATATCCTGCGAACCCTCAAGGCCGTGGGAGGCAACCGCACCCGTGCCACGCGCCTGCTCGGCATCAGCCTGCGCTGTCTTCAGTACCGGCTGAAGGCCTACGGCCAGGCCGGCACCGAGCCTCAGGCGCGCATCTCCGAAGCGCCCGAAACCCAATACCCACTTAGGAGTGTGACGTCATGA
- a CDS encoding polysaccharide biosynthesis/export family protein, with the protein MSRLRWLLLVLSAAVLILPLSAPRAQVSDKAYIIGPEDVLEVQVWERKDLNQTVFVRPDGRTSLPLVGEIMVAGKTIQELQDHLAKVYEKTVQSAVVTVIVKEIKSRPVYFVGGFGRPGPMQLTREMTLMQAISVVGGVVPGGDAENGYVLRGDKRIAVDFYKMLQRGDLSQNTRLEPGDTVVVPIADLVYVQGEVRTPSPLKYTTDLTLLKAITLAGGLTPLAASGRVDLLRGRTGEKKERIRVDVDKIMRAPDENPDVSLKPDDIIYVPQRLF; encoded by the coding sequence ATGAGCCGTTTGCGCTGGCTGTTGCTGGTTCTCTCAGCTGCCGTGCTGATCCTGCCGCTGTCCGCGCCCCGCGCGCAGGTGTCCGACAAGGCTTATATCATCGGACCCGAGGACGTACTCGAGGTCCAGGTGTGGGAACGGAAGGATCTCAATCAGACGGTGTTCGTCCGTCCGGACGGCCGGACCTCGCTGCCGCTGGTGGGCGAGATCATGGTGGCCGGCAAGACCATACAGGAGCTCCAGGACCACCTGGCCAAGGTCTACGAGAAGACCGTCCAAAGCGCCGTCGTCACCGTCATCGTCAAGGAGATCAAGAGTCGCCCGGTGTACTTCGTCGGGGGCTTCGGCCGGCCCGGGCCGATGCAGCTCACCCGCGAGATGACGCTGATGCAGGCCATCTCCGTGGTCGGCGGAGTTGTGCCCGGCGGCGACGCGGAGAACGGCTACGTGCTGAGGGGCGACAAGCGCATCGCGGTGGACTTCTACAAGATGCTCCAGAGGGGCGACCTCAGCCAGAACACCCGGCTCGAGCCCGGAGACACTGTGGTCGTCCCGATCGCCGACTTGGTCTATGTCCAGGGCGAGGTGAGGACGCCCTCCCCCCTCAAGTACACCACTGACCTGACCCTGCTCAAGGCAATCACCCTGGCGGGTGGGCTCACGCCCCTGGCGGCCTCCGGCCGCGTCGATCTGCTCCGCGGAAGGACTGGTGAGAAAAAGGAACGAATCCGCGTGGACGTTGATAAGATCATGCGAGCGCCTGATGAGAACCCTGACGTGAGCCTCAAACCCGACGATATAATCTATGTCCCGCAGAGGCTTTTCTAG
- a CDS encoding TIGR03013 family PEP-CTERM/XrtA system glycosyltransferase, whose translation MLRIFRHYVPGLALLIFAGDQAIVALSFLAADAGGMWVGRGATGPKLLSVAALITFALYLGDLYNMRLGLGRREMIARLLICQGAAGIGIAAVGFAVPSLRLGRFAFFSIVMAATLGLAAWRAAWLSASAHDRMKLRVLVVGVGPVARSIAELVPTSSRPFTIIGFLDDALGAADSLPEGYELLAKTKDLTAIVEETHPDLLVVAQIERRGQFPAKALLDCRLRGIQVEDWPTFYEKATGKILVTSLRPSWLIFSDGFVKTRRTEVVKRFLDMTLAFLGLVLALPVMTAVAVAIKLDSLGPVLFRQPRLGQNGSVFILDKFRSMRQDAEKDTGPVWAQDGDPRITRIGAFLRQTRLDELPQLFNVLVGHMSFIGPRPERPEFVYELQKVIPFYMERLSVKPGITGWAQVKYRYGASVDDALQKLQYDLYYIKNLSLFLDLLILLNTVQVVLFARGR comes from the coding sequence GTGCTCAGAATATTCCGACACTACGTGCCCGGGTTGGCCCTCCTGATCTTTGCGGGAGATCAGGCGATCGTCGCCCTCTCCTTCCTTGCCGCCGATGCCGGCGGCATGTGGGTAGGACGCGGAGCGACGGGTCCCAAGCTCCTTTCGGTTGCGGCTCTTATCACGTTTGCTCTCTACCTCGGCGATCTCTACAACATGCGTCTCGGGCTCGGCCGGCGGGAGATGATTGCCCGGCTCCTGATCTGCCAGGGCGCCGCGGGCATCGGTATCGCGGCCGTGGGGTTCGCCGTGCCGTCGCTCCGACTCGGCCGTTTCGCCTTCTTCAGCATCGTCATGGCCGCGACCCTGGGTCTGGCCGCGTGGCGCGCGGCGTGGCTCAGCGCGTCGGCGCACGACCGGATGAAGCTCCGCGTGCTGGTCGTGGGCGTGGGCCCGGTGGCGCGCTCCATCGCGGAGCTGGTGCCGACCAGCTCTCGGCCGTTCACCATCATCGGATTCCTCGACGACGCCTTGGGGGCCGCTGACTCCCTTCCCGAGGGCTACGAGCTCCTGGCCAAAACCAAGGACCTCACCGCCATCGTGGAGGAGACGCACCCCGACCTCTTGGTTGTGGCCCAGATCGAGCGGAGGGGCCAGTTCCCGGCCAAGGCTCTCCTCGACTGCCGGCTGCGGGGTATCCAGGTCGAGGACTGGCCCACCTTCTACGAGAAGGCGACCGGGAAGATCCTCGTCACCTCCCTCCGCCCGAGCTGGCTCATCTTCTCCGACGGCTTCGTCAAGACGCGCCGGACGGAGGTCGTCAAGAGGTTCCTCGATATGACCCTGGCCTTCCTCGGCCTCGTCCTGGCCCTGCCGGTCATGACCGCCGTGGCCGTCGCCATCAAGCTCGACTCTCTCGGGCCCGTCTTGTTCCGCCAGCCGCGCCTCGGGCAGAACGGCAGCGTCTTCATCCTCGACAAGTTCCGCTCCATGCGCCAGGACGCTGAGAAGGACACGGGGCCGGTCTGGGCCCAGGACGGCGATCCCCGGATCACCCGGATCGGAGCCTTTCTCCGGCAGACACGGCTGGACGAGCTGCCCCAGCTCTTCAATGTGCTGGTCGGCCACATGAGCTTCATCGGCCCGCGACCCGAGCGCCCCGAGTTCGTCTACGAGCTTCAGAAGGTGATCCCGTTCTACATGGAGCGCCTCTCGGTCAAGCCGGGGATCACGGGCTGGGCGCAGGTGAAGTACCGGTACGGCGCCTCGGTGGACGATGCGCTGCAGAAGCTCCAGTACGACCTCTACTACATCAAGAACCTCTCCCTGTTCCTGGACCTCCTGATCCTGCTCAACACCGTCCAGGTGGTTCTGTTCGCGCGGGGCCGATGA
- a CDS encoding nucleotide sugar dehydrogenase encodes MSTSIDTLERRIDTRAATVAVVGMGYVGLSLAVELCRAGFRVHGIDLDVERVSLLNRGASYLVDVTGETLAPLVREGRLTATTTFEVAAASDVLIVCVPTPLRKSKEPDISFILAALESLLPHLRRGQLMVLESTTFPGTTEEVVLPRLESRGWVVGGDFFLAFSPERVDPGNRQFTTANIPKVVGGVTPACTRLAAALYRVITGSVFEASSPRVAETAKLLENTFRSVNIALANELAVACRKIGVDPWEVIEAAATKPFGFMPFYPGPGIGGHCIPVDPLYLSWKIRLAGHETQFIALADQINRAMPEHVVTLVADALNERGRAVRGAMVLVLGVTYKPDVNDIRESPALEIIQTLARKGAQVSYADPFVPQLALGDLKLAAVEPSAEAVAAADCVLILTNHSAFDYAMVADRATLVVDTRNAMKDYRRSRPWIVTL; translated from the coding sequence GTGAGCACCTCGATTGACACGCTGGAACGCAGAATCGATACGCGAGCGGCAACTGTGGCGGTGGTCGGCATGGGCTATGTCGGGCTGTCCCTGGCGGTAGAGCTATGCCGAGCGGGCTTCCGGGTGCACGGCATCGACCTGGACGTGGAGCGGGTGAGTCTCCTGAACCGGGGTGCGTCGTACCTCGTCGACGTGACGGGCGAGACCCTTGCGCCCCTGGTCCGGGAAGGCCGCCTTACCGCCACGACAACCTTCGAGGTCGCCGCTGCCAGCGACGTCCTGATCGTCTGCGTCCCGACGCCGCTGCGCAAGAGCAAGGAGCCCGACATCTCGTTCATCCTGGCGGCGCTCGAGAGTCTGCTGCCCCATCTGCGCCGGGGACAGCTGATGGTCCTCGAGAGCACAACCTTCCCCGGCACCACTGAGGAGGTCGTCCTCCCTCGCCTCGAATCCCGTGGCTGGGTCGTCGGCGGCGACTTCTTCCTGGCATTCTCCCCGGAGCGCGTGGACCCGGGCAACCGGCAGTTCACCACCGCCAACATCCCGAAGGTGGTGGGCGGGGTGACGCCGGCCTGCACGCGGTTGGCCGCGGCACTGTACCGCGTGATCACGGGCTCGGTGTTCGAGGCCTCGAGCCCGCGAGTCGCCGAGACCGCCAAGCTGCTCGAGAATACGTTTCGCAGCGTGAACATCGCGCTGGCCAACGAACTGGCGGTCGCCTGCCGAAAGATCGGCGTGGACCCGTGGGAGGTGATCGAGGCGGCGGCGACCAAGCCGTTCGGCTTCATGCCCTTCTACCCGGGTCCGGGCATCGGCGGCCACTGCATCCCGGTGGACCCGCTGTACCTGTCCTGGAAGATCCGGCTCGCCGGCCACGAGACGCAGTTCATCGCCCTCGCCGACCAGATCAACCGCGCCATGCCGGAGCACGTCGTCACCCTGGTAGCCGACGCGCTGAACGAGCGCGGCCGGGCGGTGCGCGGGGCCATGGTCCTCGTCCTGGGCGTCACCTACAAGCCCGACGTCAACGACATCCGTGAGTCACCTGCCCTCGAGATCATCCAGACGCTGGCCCGCAAAGGCGCCCAGGTTTCCTACGCCGACCCCTTCGTCCCGCAGTTGGCGCTCGGCGATCTGAAGCTCGCGGCGGTGGAGCCTTCGGCCGAAGCCGTCGCGGCCGCCGACTGCGTGCTGATCCTGACCAACCACTCGGCCTTCGACTACGCGATGGTCGCCGACCGCGCCACGCTGGTCGTCGACACACGCAATGCCATGAAGGACTACCGACGTTCCCGGCCCTGGATCGTGACGCTCTAA
- a CDS encoding diguanylate cyclase, which yields MTDFVDAATGVFSEYAFQHMLTRETGRAARYQDFFSLCLVKPDVDEGSEESEEEIEAAILKKILEFVRSTDMVGRLAPGIGIVLLYTSGEDAIGVANRIRTGIEQVTFTDRPAGRSHRLTLSIGEVSFPHHGHDRLTLLVMAAQCLGHAAERGGNRVVYASELEPRGGSAAAEGAGS from the coding sequence GTGACCGATTTTGTGGACGCCGCTACGGGCGTCTTTTCCGAGTACGCATTTCAGCACATGTTGACCCGTGAAACGGGACGGGCCGCGCGCTATCAGGACTTCTTCTCGCTCTGCCTCGTCAAGCCTGATGTTGATGAGGGTAGTGAGGAGAGCGAGGAGGAGATCGAAGCCGCGATCTTGAAGAAGATCCTCGAGTTCGTCCGCTCGACGGATATGGTGGGCCGTCTGGCACCCGGCATCGGCATCGTGTTGCTCTACACCTCGGGCGAGGACGCGATCGGCGTTGCCAACCGGATCCGGACCGGCATCGAGCAGGTGACGTTCACGGACCGCCCGGCCGGGCGGTCGCACCGGCTGACCTTGAGCATCGGCGAGGTCTCCTTCCCCCACCACGGACACGACCGCCTGACCCTGCTCGTCATGGCGGCCCAGTGCCTCGGCCACGCCGCCGAGCGCGGAGGCAACCGGGTGGTGTATGCGTCGGAACTCGAGCCTCGCGGGGGATCCGCTGCCGCCGAGGGTGCGGGCTCATGA